From Scylla paramamosain isolate STU-SP2022 chromosome 16, ASM3559412v1, whole genome shotgun sequence, one genomic window encodes:
- the LOC135107828 gene encoding vascular endothelial growth factor A-like, whose protein sequence is MLTKTVFLLLVGLATVALCATTLSQPRRSTRSRPTQTSEVPSNIIKAEMAHCQPEKKTVQLDLPQEYGTVFFPTCVRVEQCGGCCGHPLLTCRPSSTKTVTYEVTKTTADNISSPYYVNVTKHLKCEEVCLETEQDCTPSQIYDENNCECICENEEQRQACQKSQDKLWDKDSCTCKCRKNDDKCSTGQSFSQESCT, encoded by the exons ATGCTGACCAAGACAGTATTCTTGCTGCTGGTGGGTCTGGCTACCGTCGCCTTGTGCGCCACCACCCTAAGCCAACCGAGACGAAGTACCCGAAGCAGGCCGACCCAG ACGTCAGAGGTTCCCTCAAACATCATCAAGGCGGAAATGGCCCACTGCCAGCCTGAGAAGAAGACGGTGCAGCTGGACCTGCCCCAGGAGTACGGCACCGTGTTTTTTCCAACGTGTGTGAGAGTGGAGCAGTGTGGCGGGTGCTGTGGCCATCCTTTGCTCACCTGCAGGCCCAGCAGCACAAAGACGGTCACGTATGAG GTGACGAAAACCACCGCAGACAACATTAGCAGCCCTTACTATGTGAATGTCACCAAGCACCTCAAGTGTGAAGAAGTATGTTTGGAAACGGAGCAGGACTGCACGCCAAGCCAGATTTACGATGAGAACAATTGTGAATGCATTTGCGAGAACGA AGAGCAGAGGCAAGCGTGCCAGAAAAGCCAGGACAAGTTGTGGGACAAAGACTCCTGCACCTGCAAATGCCGCAAAAACGACGACAAGTGCAGCACCGGGCAGTCATTCTCCCAGGAATCctgcacgtga